Proteins from one Pelorhabdus rhamnosifermentans genomic window:
- a CDS encoding flagellin N-terminal helical domain-containing protein, with the protein MVINTNVASLNAWRNLEAQSNAQSASMGKLSSGKRINKAADDAAGLAISEKMISQINGLDQASSNAQDGISLVQTAEGALNETTSIIQRLRQLAVQARNGSETDKDRAHIQKEVGQLLSEVNQIASTTQFNTMNLLNGSTTTVTFQIGANQGQTMAVSLPTVTATKLAINTISLATAAGASGAIKSLDAALSTVSGARANLGAVQNRLQHAINNLQVASENLSSANSRVRDVDMAKEMASFSKTQVLVQAGTAMLAQANQMPQTVLKLLG; encoded by the coding sequence ATGGTTATCAACACAAATGTCGCTTCATTAAACGCATGGAGAAATCTCGAAGCACAGAGCAATGCACAATCAGCTTCGATGGGGAAACTTTCTTCAGGTAAAAGAATCAACAAAGCAGCGGATGATGCTGCAGGTCTTGCAATTTCAGAAAAAATGATCAGCCAGATTAACGGCTTGGATCAAGCTTCAAGTAATGCTCAAGATGGTATTTCTTTAGTACAGACGGCTGAAGGCGCATTGAATGAAACAACTTCCATTATTCAACGTCTACGTCAATTGGCTGTTCAAGCTCGCAATGGCAGCGAAACAGACAAGGATCGCGCTCACATTCAAAAAGAAGTGGGTCAGCTGCTTTCTGAAGTAAATCAGATTGCTAGTACGACGCAGTTTAATACAATGAACTTGTTGAACGGATCTACTACAACTGTGACATTCCAGATCGGTGCTAACCAAGGCCAGACGATGGCAGTGTCTCTTCCGACTGTAACGGCAACTAAACTGGCCATCAATACTATATCCTTGGCGACTGCTGCTGGTGCTTCAGGTGCTATTAAATCACTTGATGCAGCACTGAGCACTGTTTCAGGCGCACGGGCTAACTTGGGTGCTGTTCAGAATCGTTTGCAACATGCTATCAATAATTTGCAGGTTGCTTCCGAGAACTTATCTTCCGCAAATTCTCGTGTTCGCGACGTAGATATGGCGAAAGAAATGGCAAGCTTCAGCAAAACGCAAGTTCTTGTTCAGGCAGGTACTGCTATGTTGGCACAAGCTAACCAGATGCCACAGACCGTACTTAAGTTACTGGGCTAA
- a CDS encoding flagellin N-terminal helical domain-containing protein, which produces MVINTNVASLNAWRNLEAQSNAQSASMGKLSSGKRINKAADDAAGLAISEKMISQINGLDQASSNAQDGISLVQTAEGALNETTSIIQRLRQLAVQARNGSETDKDRAHIQKEVGQLLSEVNQIASTTQFNTMNLLNGSTTTVTFQIGANQGQTMAVSLPTVTANKLSIDTISLATAAGASGAIKSLDAALSTVSGARANLGAVQNRLQHAINNLQVASENLSSANSRVRDVDMAKEMASFSKTQVLVQAGTAMLAQANQMPQTVLKLLG; this is translated from the coding sequence ATGGTTATCAACACAAATGTCGCTTCATTAAACGCATGGAGAAATCTCGAGGCACAGAGCAATGCACAATCAGCTTCGATGGGGAAACTTTCTTCAGGTAAAAGAATCAACAAAGCAGCGGATGATGCTGCAGGTCTTGCAATTTCAGAAAAAATGATCAGCCAGATTAACGGTTTGGATCAAGCTTCAAGTAATGCTCAAGATGGTATTTCTTTAGTACAGACGGCTGAAGGCGCATTGAATGAAACAACTTCCATTATTCAACGTCTACGTCAATTGGCTGTTCAAGCTCGCAATGGCAGTGAAACAGACAAGGATCGCGCTCACATTCAAAAAGAAGTGGGTCAGCTGCTTTCTGAAGTAAATCAGATTGCTAGTACGACGCAGTTCAATACAATGAACTTGTTGAACGGATCTACTACAACTGTGACATTCCAGATTGGTGCTAACCAAGGCCAGACGATGGCAGTGTCTCTTCCGACTGTAACAGCAAATAAATTGTCCATCGATACCATATCCTTGGCGACTGCTGCTGGTGCTTCGGGTGCTATTAAATCACTTGATGCAGCACTGAGCACTGTTTCAGGCGCACGGGCTAACTTGGGTGCTGTTCAGAATCGTTTGCAACATGCTATCAATAATTTGCAGGTTGCCTCCGAAAACTTATCTTCCGCTAATTCTCGTGTTCGTGACGTAGATATGGCGAAAGAAATGGCAAGCTTCAGCAAAACGCAGGTTCTTGTTCAGGCAGGTACTGCTATGCTGGCACAAGCTAATCAGATGCCACAGACTGTACTTAAATTACTGGGTTAA
- a CDS encoding flagellar protein FlaG, giving the protein MKIDAGHVQSAVDLNSDSGRAMISTASQTTSHEQADLHKEANPAVDKQQLQKVVDQWNQNAEKKNQELRLAIHEETNRMIVEVVDLTTKKVISTFPPKQILALDDALEREWKLLDKRI; this is encoded by the coding sequence ATGAAAATTGATGCGGGGCATGTACAGTCAGCCGTTGATTTGAATAGTGATAGTGGCAGGGCAATGATATCGACGGCTTCACAGACCACTTCTCATGAACAAGCCGATCTTCATAAAGAAGCCAATCCTGCCGTTGATAAACAGCAACTGCAAAAAGTGGTGGATCAGTGGAATCAAAATGCTGAGAAAAAAAATCAAGAATTGCGGCTGGCTATTCATGAAGAAACAAACAGGATGATTGTGGAAGTCGTAGATTTAACGACGAAAAAAGTTATTTCTACATTTCCACCTAAACAAATTTTGGCTTTAGATGATGCTTTGGAAAGAGAATGGAAGTTATTAGATAAAAGAATTTAA
- the fliD gene encoding flagellar filament capping protein FliD, translating to MSSVSSASLSSTGFLHMNNLSGIDVDALVSATIMADSIPITLLKNKNTLLQTQSSDYATIKNGLFSLRSALNDLTYNSAYTGRTATTTDATIVTGVSQNGASTGAYVIEVTGLAKTTHATGAALTFADGTDGKGTKATLTGSGANTVGAGVDRNLAFNDPTSPYLGRITAGFFTVNDQRIDVTATDTINTILNKISASGAGVNATIDGSGHVVLTQKTVGATPTVKFGAEGDSSGFLAQVGLNTTTAVAGTDPDQQEALNTSFGAGAITAGYFSINGTYFSVDPTKDTMDSIINKINSSTTAGVLAFYDSTTKQMSLTNQTAGNKNIDLGTSATDSSNFLSKMGLKAGIHNSDGTGGSVVLGEDAAVKVNGTAVTPTNNTVTLNGNTFTINKTGTATVTVQNDTDSIVKKVQAFITAYNTTIDQVNGKLNEESSDSTADHKVGGDLFGDPTLADISETLRSFSYATVAAQPATMQQLSQAGITTGAVGQSVDESKTGHLSLDVDVLKKALQSDPGAVASLFGNSTASVLNEAVGTSDGAKTDYTLKNGSISAAPTIQTVDGSLTTTYNEVTTFSTDAATRAKEYMIDYTTGKITFGTAPVAGATIKASYDYDVSSGNNAGVFVQMTTQLSNYTKVGGVFDSLTGSNGSITQMVKYNSDRIKDLQLRLKDEQTMLYTKYNAMQTLLQSLQSQGSFLTSALSSSSSSK from the coding sequence ATGTCATCAGTCTCTTCCGCTTCTTTGTCTTCGACGGGTTTTCTGCATATGAATAATCTGTCCGGGATAGATGTTGATGCTTTAGTCAGCGCCACTATTATGGCTGACAGCATCCCAATTACACTCTTGAAAAATAAGAACACATTGCTTCAGACACAATCCAGTGATTACGCAACGATTAAAAACGGTTTATTTTCACTTCGGAGCGCCCTGAATGATCTGACTTACAATAGCGCCTACACGGGACGCACAGCTACTACAACGGATGCCACGATCGTGACAGGAGTATCACAAAATGGTGCTTCTACGGGTGCCTATGTTATTGAGGTAACTGGATTAGCGAAAACGACGCATGCGACAGGTGCGGCTTTGACGTTTGCCGATGGTACAGATGGTAAAGGAACTAAGGCGACTTTGACAGGTAGCGGTGCTAACACGGTAGGGGCAGGCGTGGATCGCAATTTGGCCTTTAATGATCCGACATCGCCTTATTTGGGCCGGATTACGGCTGGCTTTTTTACGGTGAATGATCAGCGTATCGATGTGACAGCTACAGATACTATCAATACGATACTGAATAAGATTAGTGCCTCAGGAGCTGGCGTTAATGCAACCATTGATGGTAGTGGTCATGTTGTATTGACGCAGAAAACTGTTGGTGCTACGCCGACAGTGAAATTTGGTGCCGAAGGCGATTCGAGCGGCTTTTTAGCACAAGTAGGGCTGAATACAACGACAGCCGTAGCAGGAACTGATCCCGATCAGCAGGAGGCCTTGAATACGAGTTTTGGTGCGGGTGCAATTACGGCGGGGTATTTCTCTATTAACGGTACCTATTTTTCTGTCGATCCGACTAAGGATACCATGGATTCCATTATTAATAAAATTAATAGTTCGACAACAGCTGGTGTATTGGCTTTTTATGATTCAACAACGAAACAGATGTCTTTGACGAATCAGACTGCTGGCAATAAGAACATTGACTTGGGCACGTCAGCGACAGATTCTTCGAACTTCTTGTCTAAGATGGGTTTGAAGGCTGGAATTCATAATAGCGATGGTACGGGTGGTTCGGTGGTACTAGGAGAGGACGCAGCTGTAAAGGTAAATGGCACTGCTGTGACACCGACTAATAATACAGTGACATTGAATGGCAATACTTTTACGATTAATAAGACGGGTACGGCTACCGTGACGGTGCAAAATGACACGGACTCGATTGTCAAAAAAGTTCAGGCCTTTATCACTGCGTACAATACAACCATTGATCAGGTTAATGGTAAACTCAATGAAGAATCATCCGATTCGACTGCGGACCATAAAGTCGGGGGCGATCTTTTTGGCGACCCTACTTTGGCTGATATTAGTGAGACACTGCGCAGCTTCAGTTATGCCACTGTTGCTGCGCAGCCTGCTACGATGCAGCAGTTATCGCAAGCGGGTATTACGACAGGTGCGGTCGGTCAATCCGTTGATGAAAGCAAGACGGGTCATCTATCCTTGGACGTGGATGTATTGAAGAAGGCACTGCAATCGGACCCTGGAGCAGTGGCATCACTATTTGGTAATTCTACCGCTTCTGTACTCAATGAAGCCGTTGGTACAAGTGACGGTGCAAAAACCGACTATACACTTAAGAACGGATCAATTTCCGCAGCTCCGACGATACAAACTGTTGATGGTAGTTTGACAACAACTTATAACGAAGTTACTACGTTCAGTACGGATGCTGCTACGCGTGCTAAGGAATATATGATTGATTATACGACAGGAAAAATTACGTTTGGTACGGCACCTGTTGCCGGAGCAACGATTAAGGCAAGTTACGATTATGATGTAAGCTCAGGCAATAATGCAGGTGTCTTTGTGCAAATGACAACACAATTGAGTAATTACACCAAGGTTGGCGGTGTTTTTGATTCTCTTACAGGATCTAATGGGTCCATAACGCAGATGGTGAAGTACAACAGTGATCGAATCAAAGATCTGCAGCTGAGGCTTAAGGATGAGCAGACGATGTTATATACGAAATATAACGCGATGCAAACGCTTTTACAAAGTTTACAAAGTCAAGGCAGCTTTTTAACGTCGGCCTTATCAAGTTCGTCTAGTTCCAAATAA
- a CDS encoding Rrf2 family transcriptional regulator yields the protein MNNLHQEILWLLMNYETSYAKPMNSDNIGRLLHVTPAYVRSQLSQLVKSKLVGVRRGNGGGYYMIRERGLS from the coding sequence GTGAATAATCTGCATCAAGAGATACTATGGCTGCTTATGAACTACGAGACATCTTATGCCAAGCCGATGAATTCTGACAACATCGGCCGTCTGCTTCACGTAACGCCAGCCTATGTGCGTAGTCAACTGTCGCAGTTGGTGAAAAGTAAATTAGTTGGTGTGCGGCGGGGAAATGGTGGGGGATACTATATGATCAGAGAAAGAGGTTTATCGTGA
- a CDS encoding motility associated factor glycosyltransferase family protein, with the protein MMEDKFGKENWVAFYKRYGTVIPEYVAAAESKHLELLDSRKGLPTVRITTAEGKKIFLHSSVDPVQEAEKVVRGLDVLSSSLVVVYGFGLGYLVEALHKNIDERIPIFVIEPDHDLFRAALNTRDLRAVLSSERVFIIAPSDEGYEIATNFFELYDLTRYSNLVITGLSGHQAAYAKAYEKTVHQLSDAVNARLVQEKTMSINGASIMSNSICNLPIYYRSPGIHTLFDQFKGMPAIIVSAGPSLNKNIHLLKKAKGKAVILAVGTALKALQKNGIEPDFMVSIDPNPINYEHFKAVNFPHVPLITEMQTFPKVLENHQGPFFVTGNKPILKWFEGVIEEKGTTESGGSVANNALTVAYKFGADPIILVGQDLAYARDGHSHAAGTNHENIVYNGGEGGNYFLVKANDGGEILTNRAFYQFLKFFEVWIKKYPQPEYINATEGGALIEGTKIMTLQQVLDEYCERSVDVQGIIKEATDSFTVPDVMPFVIRLEQCLANIKTMVKEAYLAIKRLNQLERACENGQAQKMNHYSKDVKRCYEKFEQNTDVRDVVEWFCHDDIQQVLYRTHQAGFKEQDDYHAAVADYKIYYETIIAGAKVAQGLMEDCVIKIRGNVSDGCESL; encoded by the coding sequence ATGATGGAAGATAAGTTTGGAAAAGAAAATTGGGTGGCGTTTTATAAACGCTATGGAACGGTAATCCCTGAGTATGTCGCAGCAGCCGAAAGCAAGCATCTGGAGCTGTTAGACAGCCGCAAGGGCTTGCCAACGGTTCGAATTACAACGGCGGAAGGTAAAAAAATATTTTTGCATAGCTCCGTTGACCCTGTTCAAGAAGCAGAAAAAGTTGTTCGGGGATTAGATGTTCTTTCAAGTAGTTTGGTTGTTGTTTATGGTTTTGGTCTAGGTTATCTTGTCGAAGCGCTGCATAAAAATATCGATGAAAGAATTCCAATTTTTGTCATTGAACCGGATCATGATTTGTTTCGTGCGGCCCTGAATACGCGGGATTTGCGAGCTGTTTTATCATCAGAGCGTGTCTTTATTATTGCGCCTAGTGATGAAGGATATGAAATTGCTACGAATTTTTTTGAGCTTTATGACTTAACGCGGTATAGCAACTTAGTGATTACGGGGTTGTCAGGACATCAAGCCGCTTATGCTAAGGCTTATGAAAAAACGGTTCATCAATTGAGTGATGCAGTGAATGCGAGGCTGGTTCAGGAGAAGACCATGAGCATCAATGGAGCTTCTATCATGTCCAACTCGATTTGTAATTTGCCGATTTATTATCGTTCACCAGGTATTCATACACTTTTCGATCAATTTAAAGGGATGCCGGCCATTATTGTATCAGCAGGTCCTTCATTGAATAAAAATATTCATTTATTGAAGAAAGCCAAGGGAAAAGCTGTTATTCTCGCTGTGGGTACAGCCCTAAAGGCACTCCAAAAGAACGGTATTGAACCGGACTTTATGGTGAGTATTGATCCAAATCCGATTAATTATGAGCATTTCAAAGCCGTGAATTTTCCTCATGTTCCTTTAATAACGGAAATGCAAACTTTTCCAAAAGTCTTAGAAAATCATCAGGGGCCTTTCTTTGTTACCGGGAACAAACCAATTTTAAAATGGTTTGAGGGTGTTATTGAAGAGAAGGGGACGACGGAGAGCGGCGGTTCTGTGGCTAATAATGCGTTGACAGTGGCTTATAAATTTGGTGCTGATCCGATTATTCTTGTGGGACAAGATTTGGCTTATGCCAGGGATGGGCATTCTCATGCAGCTGGAACGAATCATGAGAATATTGTTTATAATGGCGGTGAGGGTGGAAACTATTTTTTAGTGAAAGCCAATGATGGTGGAGAGATTTTAACTAATCGTGCTTTTTATCAATTTTTAAAATTCTTTGAAGTCTGGATTAAAAAATATCCGCAACCCGAATATATTAATGCTACAGAAGGCGGGGCCTTGATTGAAGGAACGAAGATCATGACGTTACAGCAAGTACTTGATGAGTATTGTGAAAGATCCGTTGATGTGCAAGGGATAATTAAAGAGGCGACAGATTCATTTACAGTGCCGGATGTGATGCCTTTCGTCATCAGACTTGAACAGTGCTTGGCTAATATAAAAACGATGGTGAAAGAAGCTTATTTGGCTATTAAGCGGTTAAATCAACTGGAACGGGCCTGCGAAAACGGGCAAGCACAAAAAATGAATCACTATAGCAAGGATGTAAAGCGTTGCTATGAAAAATTTGAGCAAAATACGGATGTTCGTGATGTAGTCGAATGGTTTTGTCACGATGATATTCAGCAAGTCCTTTATCGAACGCATCAAGCGGGTTTCAAAGAACAAGATGATTATCATGCTGCTGTTGCTGATTACAAAATATATTATGAGACGATTATTGCCGGGGCCAAGGTAGCGCAAGGTCTTATGGAAGATTGTGTGATAAAAATTAGGGGGAACGTAAGCGATGGCTGTGAATCCTTATGA
- the fliS gene encoding flagellar export chaperone FliS, with amino-acid sequence MAVNPYEQYRRMQVETASQGKLILMLYEGAIKNLHLAQQCMESKNINGAHSSLMKAQRIIQELNITLNMDAGEIAQNLRDLYVYMLERLAKANMQKDRAIVSEVLELLAELKSGWDEIILKKSSRNAPVQVK; translated from the coding sequence ATGGCTGTGAATCCTTATGAACAATATCGGCGTATGCAAGTTGAAACAGCGAGTCAAGGAAAGCTGATTCTTATGTTGTATGAAGGAGCTATTAAGAACTTACATTTGGCGCAGCAGTGTATGGAGAGCAAAAACATCAATGGGGCCCACAGTTCTTTAATGAAGGCTCAGCGAATTATTCAAGAATTAAATATCACCTTGAATATGGATGCCGGTGAAATTGCCCAAAATTTGCGGGACTTATATGTGTATATGCTGGAACGTCTGGCAAAGGCTAATATGCAAAAGGATCGTGCGATTGTTAGTGAAGTGCTTGAACTATTGGCGGAACTCAAATCAGGGTGGGATGAAATTATTTTGAAGAAAAGTTCGCGAAATGCACCAGTACAGGTGAAATGA
- the pseB gene encoding UDP-N-acetylglucosamine 4,6-dehydratase (inverting): MFNNKSILVTGGTGSFGKQCIKTILARYQPKRVIVFSRDELKQYEMQQEYHAPCMRYFLGDVRDSERLKQAMRNVDYVIHAAALKQVPAAEYNPMECIKTNIHGAENVIKAAMENGVEKVIALSTDKAANPINLYGATKLVSDKLFVTANNIAGGHRTKFSVVRYGNVVGSRGSVAPLFKKMVAEGAEFLPVTDEKMTRFWITLPQGVDFVLKGFARMHGGEVFVPKIPSSRIVDFAKAIAPDKPIKIIGIRPGEKLHEVMCPADDAHITLAFEDHYVIKPSIVFFAPVDYQVNGLGEQGKPVSAGFEYNSGTNPHFLTIEELREMIG; encoded by the coding sequence ATGTTCAATAATAAATCAATTTTAGTAACTGGCGGAACAGGTTCTTTTGGCAAGCAATGCATTAAAACCATTCTAGCAAGGTATCAGCCGAAACGGGTTATTGTATTTTCCCGCGATGAACTCAAACAGTATGAAATGCAGCAGGAATATCATGCTCCTTGTATGCGGTATTTTCTTGGTGATGTCCGGGATAGCGAGCGACTCAAGCAGGCGATGCGCAATGTTGATTACGTGATTCATGCTGCGGCTTTGAAACAAGTGCCTGCAGCGGAATATAATCCAATGGAATGTATAAAGACCAATATTCATGGGGCTGAGAATGTTATTAAAGCGGCCATGGAAAACGGCGTTGAAAAGGTAATTGCTCTGTCGACAGATAAAGCCGCGAATCCGATTAATTTGTACGGAGCTACCAAGTTGGTTTCAGATAAATTATTTGTAACAGCCAATAACATCGCAGGCGGTCATCGTACAAAATTTTCTGTTGTTCGTTATGGAAATGTCGTGGGGTCACGCGGTTCCGTTGCTCCGCTATTTAAAAAAATGGTTGCCGAGGGAGCGGAGTTTTTGCCTGTTACGGACGAAAAGATGACGCGCTTTTGGATTACTCTGCCGCAAGGCGTCGATTTTGTACTCAAAGGATTTGCCCGGATGCATGGAGGAGAAGTTTTTGTACCTAAGATTCCTTCCAGTCGTATTGTAGATTTTGCCAAGGCGATTGCGCCGGATAAGCCGATTAAGATTATTGGCATTCGACCTGGGGAGAAACTTCATGAAGTAATGTGTCCGGCTGACGATGCTCATATTACCTTGGCTTTTGAAGACCACTATGTTATTAAACCATCTATCGTATTTTTTGCTCCTGTTGATTATCAAGTTAACGGTCTGGGCGAACAGGGCAAGCCGGTATCCGCAGGTTTTGAATATAATTCGGGAACGAATCCGCACTTTTTAACGATCGAAGAATTGCGGGAGATGATTGGATGA
- the pseC gene encoding UDP-4-amino-4,6-dideoxy-N-acetyl-beta-L-altrosamine transaminase: protein MMSIPYGRQHISDADIQAVAEVLQSDWLTQGPTLERFEQLVADYCGVRYAIAVSNATSALHISCLAAGMGQGDVAWTSPITFVASANCALYAGGQVDFVDIDGQTYNMSIAALKSKLIKAAQAGKLPKVVIPVHLSGQSAEMAAIYELSRKYGFTVIEDASHAIGGTYRNDKVGCCKYSDMAVFSFHPVKIVTTGEGGMVVTNRRDLYEELLLLRSHGITRDANLMTEPSHGGWYYQQISLGFNYRMTDIQAALGCSQMTKIDEFVRRRREIAAYYDEKLSDLPLQLPKQHEDTCSSYHLYIIRLKLDKIALSHKEVYDGLRKAGIMVNLHYIPVYSQPYYQKFGYQASDFPEAEAYYQEAISLPMYYDLSTEQQDYVIATLKNLLLSSCR from the coding sequence ATGATGAGTATTCCTTATGGAAGACAACACATTAGTGACGCTGATATTCAAGCGGTTGCTGAAGTATTGCAATCAGATTGGCTGACGCAAGGACCTACATTAGAACGTTTTGAGCAGCTAGTAGCGGATTATTGTGGTGTTCGTTATGCAATTGCTGTTTCCAATGCCACATCGGCACTGCACATTAGTTGTCTGGCGGCCGGAATGGGGCAAGGGGATGTAGCCTGGACATCACCTATTACTTTTGTGGCATCAGCCAATTGCGCCCTTTATGCTGGTGGACAGGTAGATTTTGTCGATATTGACGGACAAACTTATAATATGAGTATTGCAGCCTTAAAAAGCAAGTTGATTAAGGCTGCACAAGCGGGAAAGTTACCGAAGGTCGTTATCCCTGTTCATTTGTCGGGCCAGTCGGCTGAGATGGCTGCGATCTACGAGTTAAGCCGGAAATATGGTTTTACAGTGATTGAGGATGCTTCGCATGCCATTGGAGGTACTTATCGGAATGACAAAGTCGGCTGTTGCAAGTACAGTGATATGGCTGTTTTTAGTTTTCATCCGGTAAAAATTGTTACGACAGGCGAAGGTGGTATGGTTGTAACGAATCGACGGGATTTGTATGAAGAGTTGTTGCTTTTGCGTAGTCACGGTATTACGCGGGATGCTAATCTTATGACCGAACCCAGTCACGGCGGCTGGTATTATCAGCAGATTTCCTTAGGCTTTAATTATCGCATGACCGATATACAAGCTGCTCTTGGATGCAGTCAAATGACGAAAATTGATGAGTTTGTGAGGCGCCGTCGTGAGATTGCTGCCTATTATGATGAAAAATTGAGCGATTTACCCCTGCAGTTGCCTAAGCAGCATGAAGATACCTGTTCCTCTTACCATCTCTATATTATTCGGTTGAAACTTGATAAAATAGCTCTCAGTCACAAAGAAGTGTATGATGGACTTAGAAAAGCCGGTATTATGGTTAATTTGCACTATATCCCAGTTTATTCACAGCCTTATTATCAAAAGTTTGGCTATCAAGCGAGTGACTTTCCTGAGGCGGAAGCCTATTATCAAGAGGCCATCAGTCTGCCCATGTATTATGATTTAAGCACGGAGCAGCAAGATTATGTTATCGCTACTCTAAAGAATTTATTGCTTTCTTCCTGCAGGTGA
- the pseG gene encoding UDP-2,4-diacetamido-2,4,6-trideoxy-beta-L-altropyranose hydrolase, whose protein sequence is MNIPIFGKQETILFRVDSSVILGTGHVMRCLALADWLSERGSKIFFLCKSLSGNVAQLILDKGYPVQWIDGDSEGIEVIRSLSTGEKWDWMIVDHYELDYRWESQVRYFVEKIMVIDDLANRRHDCDVLLDQNYFEKMAERYREWIPKNCVTLLGPRYALLRREFFAESGKLRSRDGIVRRMLVSFGGSDPTDETRKALDALEILKKNAIIVDIIAGGANRCQAEIKARCETHSNYHYYDYVSNMAQMMQRADLMIGAGGTTTWERCYMALPSLTIVVADNQRETTQAVAKAGATINLGWHEAVTPAMIVNALKNMMSNSELLQKMSCKARKFIE, encoded by the coding sequence ATGAATATTCCTATTTTTGGCAAACAAGAAACAATTTTATTTCGAGTCGATTCGTCTGTCATATTAGGCACGGGTCATGTGATGCGCTGTCTGGCCTTGGCTGACTGGTTGTCTGAGCGGGGAAGCAAAATTTTTTTTCTGTGTAAGTCTTTGTCTGGAAATGTTGCTCAACTGATATTGGATAAAGGGTATCCGGTTCAGTGGATAGATGGTGACAGTGAAGGGATTGAAGTGATCCGGTCCTTGAGCACAGGTGAAAAATGGGATTGGATGATAGTGGATCACTATGAACTGGACTATCGCTGGGAAAGTCAAGTGCGGTATTTCGTTGAAAAAATCATGGTGATTGATGATTTGGCTAATCGCCGTCATGACTGTGATGTATTGCTTGATCAAAACTATTTTGAAAAGATGGCTGAGCGTTATCGAGAATGGATTCCCAAGAATTGTGTTACTTTACTGGGTCCGCGTTATGCCCTGCTGCGCAGGGAGTTTTTCGCAGAAAGTGGCAAACTGCGGTCGCGCGATGGGATTGTCAGGCGAATGTTAGTTTCTTTTGGTGGCAGCGATCCAACGGATGAGACAAGGAAAGCATTGGATGCTCTCGAAATACTTAAGAAAAACGCGATTATTGTCGATATAATAGCTGGCGGCGCAAATCGGTGCCAGGCTGAAATAAAAGCACGTTGTGAAACTCATTCAAATTACCATTATTATGATTATGTATCCAATATGGCGCAAATGATGCAACGAGCTGATCTGATGATAGGCGCAGGCGGCACTACGACTTGGGAGCGCTGCTACATGGCTCTGCCATCGCTGACGATTGTCGTGGCTGACAACCAGCGTGAGACGACTCAGGCAGTTGCCAAAGCTGGGGCAACGATCAATTTAGGTTGGCATGAAGCGGTTACTCCGGCCATGATAGTGAATGCTCTTAAGAATATGATGTCTAATAGCGAGCTTTTACAGAAGATGTCTTGTAAGGCCCGAAAATTTATTGAATGA
- a CDS encoding glycosyltransferase family protein → MMIVQARMTSTRLPGKVLKEVLGKPLLEYQIERLRRISSVDEIVIATTVNTTDQPIVDCCNRLGVAYFRGSEEDVLSRYYGAAVEHQADVVVRVTADCPLIDPEVCETAIRHFIESKDKYDYLRLEHYPRGLDTEVFSFKGLEECYREATAQPDREHVTPFFYRQPERYRVKKLYCPEDLSHHRWTVDTSEDFELVRRVLETLYPIQPFFTMENCLELLQRYPEWLEINAAIHQKKVGE, encoded by the coding sequence GTGATGATAGTACAAGCTCGCATGACTTCCACTCGGCTACCTGGCAAGGTATTAAAGGAAGTACTCGGCAAACCATTGCTGGAATATCAGATCGAACGACTCAGACGTATTTCGTCTGTTGATGAGATTGTCATTGCCACGACTGTCAATACTACGGATCAGCCGATTGTCGATTGTTGCAATCGACTGGGTGTAGCTTATTTTCGTGGTTCAGAAGAGGATGTGCTGTCGCGTTACTATGGAGCAGCTGTTGAACATCAGGCTGATGTGGTAGTACGGGTTACTGCTGATTGTCCGCTGATTGATCCGGAAGTTTGCGAAACAGCGATTCGACATTTTATTGAAAGTAAAGATAAATATGATTATTTAAGGCTTGAACACTATCCGCGCGGATTGGATACAGAAGTTTTCTCTTTTAAAGGGTTAGAAGAATGTTATAGAGAAGCGACTGCCCAACCTGATCGAGAACATGTTACGCCTTTTTTTTATCGACAGCCCGAGCGATATCGGGTGAAAAAATTATATTGCCCGGAAGATTTAAGCCATCATCGCTGGACAGTAGATACGTCAGAGGATTTTGAGTTGGTCCGTAGGGTGCTTGAAACGTTATATCCGATACAACCTTTTTTTACCATGGAAAACTGTCTGGAGCTATTACAGAGATATCCTGAGTGGTTAGAAATAAATGCAGCTATTCATCAAAAAAAGGTTGGGGAATAA